The sequence below is a genomic window from Synechococcus sp. PCC 7335.
AATGGCCTAGTCCAACCGCTGAAAGCTTTCCACGGCCCTGGCCTGTTCCGAGCATTATTGCGATCAGTTCGGCTGCGGATAGGCGTTTAGCACCGTATGCCAGCAAACGTTCGCGAGGCCGCTCACTAGATGGCATATCAGCAACGCGTAGAGAGTAGGTCATGATCTGGTAGTTAAGTGGCTGATATTTAGTGAGCCCAAAAGCAAACGCCAATTAGGCCATAAAGGTACAGGTACCATTAGCGTATTGTCGTAAGCTAGAAAATCAATAGAGGTTCTCCCTTATGTCTATAGAAGCGCTGTATGGAATGTCCAAAGAGGCGATCGCAATCAAACTGAAAGCCGTCCGTAGATCGCTCGTCAAAGCTACTCTCGACTCAAGCCAGACAGCTCTATCTGAGCAAGAACGTCAAACCGTTTGTGCCCATCTACTATGGCTTAATCAGATGAGTGAATACCAAACTTTAGGAATTTGCGCTAGTACGATAGCCTTTGCAGAAGTCGCCCTAAAAGAATACGTCTCGGCCCTAAGTCAGCCTATTTCTGTGGATTTGCCGAATCAATCAGGCGCAGTGTTTCTAAAGTTCAATACGCTTAAGAATGCTTGGTATTTAGACAGTTACAGTGGAGATGCTCGCGGAGTCCTGGTGACTTATCACACTTCTGAACCAGAACTAGAGGATATCAATGGCACCTATGGGTATTTCCCTCTCGATCTTTTCTCCTCTTCTTCTCATCTATAGCTACCAGCAAATAGCTATCAGCGAAAGGAATCGATGATAGCTTGCTCTAGAAGCACTTCAATCTTCTCTTAAGTAGTCACCAGGCCGTTTTCTAGGGCATAGCGGACTAGCTCGGTACGACTATTCGTACCTGTTTTGCCAAATAATCGGCTGACATACTTTTCAACATTACGTACGGTCGTCCCGAGGCGGCTGGCAATTTCTTTGTTCATTAACCCTTCGGCTACTAGGTTCAGTACGTCTTGCTCGCGAGGAGTAAAGTCAATCTTAATACCGCTGTTATTTTGCTTAATCATGCTACCGCGTTGGGTAAGCAAAGCTTTAATCTCTTCGATTTGTCGTGCCATTGTTGCGATATCTGGCGTAGCAGATGCGTCTGGGGCTTGTGCAGCGCGTCGCTCTATCAAGCTAGTGACAATAGCGACAAGCTCTTCAGGATCGAAAGGCTTGGGAAGATAGGCATCCGCTCCGGCCTGATAGCCTTGAATGCGATCGCTTGTCATTCCCCGTGCTGTCAAAAACACTACGGGCAGAGCCTGAAATCGGGCATCTTCTCTGACCTGCTTGAGGAACTGATAGCCGTCAACCTGCGGCATCATAATGTCCGAGATCAGTACGTTAGGAATTTCCTGCTGTAATAGCTCCCAGCCTTCTTGAGCATTGCTGGCAACTCGTACTTCAAAATCACTATCCTCAAGATACGCCTGCACTGACTCACGCAGACCCGGTTCATCATCAACAAGCAAAATTTTACTAGGTGCTTCTGTCATAGGTCTTTTGTGGGACGCTTTTATGCAAATGGGGCTCTATTGATAATAGCGCTATGATGCGATCGCTCACCACTGACTTAGCACTGCCTAGAAACTAGCGGGATATAAATAACAAACTCTGACCCTTGACCTAGTGATGAGCTAAGCTCTAACCTTCCACCATGCTTTTCAGCAATGATCTGATAGGCGGTAGAGAGCCCTAAACCAGTTCCTTGTCCCACAGGCTTGGTTGTAAAGAAAGGATCAAAGACATCTTTCTTAATTGTTTCAGGGATTCCTACCCCGTTATCACGAATGCCTATAGCCACCTGGTCAGACGATGCTAGCTTCGTCGTCACATGGACAATTCCTCGAAACTGATTGTTCTGACTGTTGCTCTCGTCAAAGCCGTCCTTGCAGGAAGCGGCTTTCTCTTCTACAGCTGCGATCGCATTATACAAAAGATTCATAAATGCCTGATTGAGCTCCCCTGGATAGCAGGTAATATCTGGAATTTCGCCATAGGTTTCAATGATTTGGATATCAGTTCCGCTACATTCTCGACGCAGTCTATCTTGAAACAACAACAGAATACTGCTTATGTTCTCATTGAGATCTATTGATTTGTAGTCTGATTCATCTAATCGAGAAAACGTTCGCAGCGATCGCACTATCTTCTCAACCCGATCTACTCCAACGTCCATAGACTGATACAGCTTTGGCATGTCTTCAGCAATATAGTCAAGATCAACACTGTTTGACTTAGCTAGAATTTTTTCTGAAGGTTCAATGTTGTGTTGGCTACAATGCTCTTGATAAAGTTCAACTAACTCAAATAGCAGCTGAGAATACTCTTGTGCATGACTTAGATTTCCTTTTATAAAAGAAATTGGATTATTAAGTTCATGGGCAACCCCACCAACTAGCTGGCCTAGCGCAGACATTTTTTCACTATGAATTAGGCTGGCCTGAGTCTGTTGTAAGTTAGCTAATGCCTTTTGTAGCTCTTTTGTTTGTAGGGCTAGCTTTGCAGTTCGATTTTCTACACGTAGCTCTAACTCTGCATTTAGTCTTCGAAGGGCATCAATCGCTCGCTTCCTCTCTAACTCTGCGCTTGCTCTAGCCGCAAAAAGCTTTAGAAGATCCTCATATAGTTTGCGCTCTAGGATCGGAGAACTATCTAAAAGCGCAATATTTCCTAGAACCTTGCCATGATGATCTCGCAGCGATACCCCTACATAGCTTTCCGCTTCGAGCAAGGGCAAAGCGGGCTGATGTGGAAATAGCTTCTGTACACCGTACTTGCAGTAATAGATATCTTTATCTAGTACCACACCGCAGGGCCCAGGAGTTGGGTCATAGGTGATATTAGGAGATATTTTCCCATCTTGCCAAAAGGCGAGTGTTCGAAGCTGACCATTACTCAAAAGCTCGGTTAGCAAACAGTGTCGTACATGTAAGGCCTGCGCCAAGTTGCGAACTAGCCCTTCAAAGAAGCTCTGCCCAGTCGATGCCGCTGTATCTCTAACAATAAGTTCTATGATGGATTCAGCTGATAGTGCAGCCGAGGAGCTAGTAGGGCCATTTTTTGGTCGAGTAACTCTAGCGGCACTTCTACCTTTTTTGAAAAACCGTCTCAACGTATTCTTCAGATGCGCTAATGCATTCGCGAATGCATTAGTAAGTGTGCGGGTAGTTTGGTTTGTGGTTTCTGGCATAACCTACTCGAGTATCCAAGCATATGTGGAGCGCTTTTGCTTAAGATTCCCGGCCTTTGAAGTGTTCAATCTACCGGTAGGCCTACTGATAGTAAGCTTAGTGGGTCTACTGATAGTAAGCTTACTGAGAATGGTGGCCTATCGAGTGAGTACTGTAGGCTCGACCGCTATGAAATAGCGAGTGTAACAGTTAATATTAAAAAATCTACTAAACTCCGAGCGGAATACCGGGGATTATGGCAAAATTACTGATGCAAAGCTGACAATCAGCAACACCACATCAAGGTAATCGAGTAGGTAACTTTAGACCATGACACTTCAACTAGGCGACGTAGCTCCAGACTTTACCCAGAAGTCCTCTATGGGTGACATTAACTTTCACGAGTGGGCAGGCGATAGCTGGGTTGTCCTTTTCTCTCACCCCGCTGACTATACTCCTGTTTGCACAACTGAGCTTGGCTTGGTTGGCTCTTTGCAAGACGAATTCAAAAAGCGAAATGTCAAGACGATTGCACTTAGCGTAGACGGCGTAGAATCACATCAGGGTTGGATCAAAGATATCGACGAAACGCAAAATACAAGCGTCAACTATCCTAT
It includes:
- a CDS encoding DUF1824 family protein, with translation MSIEALYGMSKEAIAIKLKAVRRSLVKATLDSSQTALSEQERQTVCAHLLWLNQMSEYQTLGICASTIAFAEVALKEYVSALSQPISVDLPNQSGAVFLKFNTLKNAWYLDSYSGDARGVLVTYHTSEPELEDINGTYGYFPLDLFSSSSHL
- a CDS encoding response regulator transcription factor; translation: MTEAPSKILLVDDEPGLRESVQAYLEDSDFEVRVASNAQEGWELLQQEIPNVLISDIMMPQVDGYQFLKQVREDARFQALPVVFLTARGMTSDRIQGYQAGADAYLPKPFDPEELVAIVTSLIERRAAQAPDASATPDIATMARQIEEIKALLTQRGSMIKQNNSGIKIDFTPREQDVLNLVAEGLMNKEIASRLGTTVRNVEKYVSRLFGKTGTNSRTELVRYALENGLVTT
- a CDS encoding ATP-binding protein, which encodes MPETTNQTTRTLTNAFANALAHLKNTLRRFFKKGRSAARVTRPKNGPTSSSAALSAESIIELIVRDTAASTGQSFFEGLVRNLAQALHVRHCLLTELLSNGQLRTLAFWQDGKISPNITYDPTPGPCGVVLDKDIYYCKYGVQKLFPHQPALPLLEAESYVGVSLRDHHGKVLGNIALLDSSPILERKLYEDLLKLFAARASAELERKRAIDALRRLNAELELRVENRTAKLALQTKELQKALANLQQTQASLIHSEKMSALGQLVGGVAHELNNPISFIKGNLSHAQEYSQLLFELVELYQEHCSQHNIEPSEKILAKSNSVDLDYIAEDMPKLYQSMDVGVDRVEKIVRSLRTFSRLDESDYKSIDLNENISSILLLFQDRLRRECSGTDIQIIETYGEIPDITCYPGELNQAFMNLLYNAIAAVEEKAASCKDGFDESNSQNNQFRGIVHVTTKLASSDQVAIGIRDNGVGIPETIKKDVFDPFFTTKPVGQGTGLGLSTAYQIIAEKHGGRLELSSSLGQGSEFVIYIPLVSRQC